A region of Streptomyces sp. NBC_01788 DNA encodes the following proteins:
- the sthA gene encoding Si-specific NAD(P)(+) transhydrogenase, translating into MPDFDMIVIGSGPGGQKAAIAAAKLGRRVAVVDSPDMVGGVSIHTGTIPSKTLREAVLYLTGLSQRDLYGQSYRLKEDITVADLTARTQHVVGREVDVIRSQLSRNHVSLLAGTGRFVDEHTVALREVTGEERLLTAEHIVIATGTRPARPDSVQFDGRTIMDSDNVLTLERVPQSMVIVGAGVIGMEYASMFAALGSRVTVVERRPGMLDMCDVEIVESLRYHLRDLAVTFRFGETVAAVERHEHGTLTVLESGKKIPADAVMYSAGRQGLTDGLDLEKAGLSADARGRIAVDEHYRTQVPHIYAVGDVIGFPALAATSMEQGRAAAYHACGEPVGRMLDLQPIGIYTIPEISFVGRTEDQLTEDRVPFEVGVSRYRELARGQIIGDSHGLLKLLVSPEDRTLLGVHCFGAGATELIHIGQTVMGCGGTVDYLVDAVFNYPTLAESYKVAALDATNKLRQIDRIGD; encoded by the coding sequence GTGCCCGACTTCGACATGATCGTCATAGGATCCGGACCCGGCGGCCAGAAGGCCGCCATCGCCGCGGCCAAGCTGGGCCGCCGAGTGGCTGTCGTCGACAGCCCCGACATGGTCGGCGGGGTCTCGATCCACACCGGAACCATTCCCTCCAAGACCCTGCGCGAGGCGGTGCTCTACCTCACCGGACTCAGCCAGCGCGATCTGTACGGTCAGAGTTACCGGCTGAAGGAGGACATCACCGTCGCCGACCTGACCGCGCGCACCCAGCACGTGGTGGGCCGCGAGGTCGACGTCATCCGCAGCCAGCTCTCCCGCAACCATGTGTCCCTGCTCGCCGGGACCGGCCGCTTCGTCGACGAGCACACCGTCGCGCTGCGCGAAGTGACCGGCGAGGAAAGGCTGTTGACCGCCGAACACATCGTCATCGCGACCGGTACCCGGCCGGCCCGGCCGGACAGCGTGCAGTTCGACGGGCGCACCATCATGGACTCCGACAACGTGCTGACGCTGGAGCGGGTGCCGCAGTCGATGGTCATCGTCGGCGCGGGGGTGATCGGGATGGAGTACGCCTCCATGTTCGCCGCGCTCGGCAGCAGGGTGACCGTCGTCGAACGGCGCCCGGGCATGCTCGACATGTGCGACGTCGAGATCGTGGAGTCGCTCCGCTACCACCTGCGGGACCTCGCCGTCACCTTCCGCTTCGGGGAGACGGTGGCCGCGGTGGAGCGGCACGAGCACGGCACGCTCACCGTGCTGGAGAGCGGCAAGAAGATACCGGCCGACGCGGTGATGTACTCGGCGGGCCGGCAGGGCCTCACCGACGGACTCGACCTGGAGAAGGCCGGGTTGAGCGCCGACGCGCGGGGCCGGATCGCGGTCGACGAGCACTACCGTACGCAGGTGCCGCACATCTACGCGGTCGGCGACGTGATCGGCTTCCCCGCGCTCGCGGCGACCTCGATGGAACAGGGCCGGGCGGCGGCGTACCACGCCTGCGGTGAGCCGGTCGGCAGGATGCTCGACCTTCAGCCGATCGGCATCTACACGATCCCTGAGATCAGCTTCGTCGGGCGGACCGAGGATCAGCTCACCGAGGACCGGGTGCCGTTCGAGGTGGGTGTCTCCCGCTACCGCGAGCTGGCCCGCGGGCAGATCATCGGCGACTCGCACGGCTTGCTGAAGCTGCTGGTCTCGCCGGAGGACCGCACGCTGCTCGGAGTGCACTGCTTCGGCGCGGGGGCGACCGAACTCATCCACATCGGGCAGACGGTGATGGGCTGCGGCGGCACCGTGGACTACCTGGTGGACGCGGTGTTCAACTACCCGACGCTCGCGGAGTCGTACAAGGTGGCCGCCCTGGACGCGACGAACAAGCTGCGGCAGATCGACCGGATCGGGGACTGA